The genomic stretch GGAAATCGACGTGCAGAACCAGTTGCTTGAACGGGTGCAGTTGGAAGTCGCGCAGCAGCGCCTTTTCCACCTTGCCAGCCACTTCGATGTCGAGGATCGACGAGTGGAAGGCTTCCTTCTTCAGCGCGTGGTACAGCGCGTTGTGATCGAGTTCGATCAGCTTCGGCTCGGCGCCCGCGCCGTAAATGATGGCCGGGGTCTTGCCGGAATTGCGCAGGCGGCGGCTCGCACCAGTGCCCTGAACGCTACGCTCGAAAGCGACAACTTTCATGATTGCTCCAAACGAAAAAGACGACTCGCGACCAAGCCGTCTGGTGAACGGGGCGCCATATTGCGCCCCGCGGACACCGCAGAAGTGCCGTCTAACCGACGTTTTCCGCAGTAAAGCCTTGAATTATAACAGTAAGCTGCTCGGATGCCGAATTATTCAGCAAACAGCGACATGATGGAGTCACCGCGCACGATGCGGGTGAAGGTCTCGGCCAGCAGCGGGGCGGTCGAGAGCTGGCGGATCTTGCCGCATTTGATGGCGTCTTCGCGCAGCGGGATGGTGTCGGTCACGACGACTTCGTCGAGCGCCGAGTCTGCAATGCGAGCAGCGGCGCCGCCCGACAGTACCGGATGCGTGCAATACGAGAACACTTGCTTGGCACCGCGCTCCTTCAGCACCTGCGCGGCTTTGCACAGCGTGCCGCCGGTGTCGATCATGTCATCCATGATCACGCAATTGCGGCCGTCGACTTCACCGATGATGTTCATCACCTCAGCCACGTTGGCCTTCGGGCGACGCTTGTCGATGATCGCCAGGTCCACGCCGAGCTGCTTGGCGAGCGCACGTGCGCGCACCACGCCGCCGACGTCGGGCGATACCACCAGCAGGTCTTCGTAGTTCTTCTTGCGCAGGTCTTCGAGCAGGATCGGCGACGCGTAGATGTTGTCGACCGGGATATCGAAGAAGCCTTGGATTTGGTCAGCGTGGAGGTCCATCGTCAGCACGCGCTCGACGCCGGCGACTTCCAGCATGTTGGCAACGACCTTGGCCGTGATGGCCACACGCGCCGAACGCGGGCGACGATCCTGGCGGGCATAGCCGAAGTAGGGGATGGCGGCCGTGATGCGACGGGCAGACGCACGCTTGAGCGCATCGACCATCACCATCAATTCCATCAGGTTGTCGTTGGTGGGGGCGCAGGTGGATTGCAGGATGAACACGTGCTTGCCGCGCACGTTTTCCTGGATCTCGACCTGGACTTCACCATCGGAGAATCGGCCGACGAGGGCCTTACCTAGCGGAATGCCCAGGTGCTTGACGACAGCTTCTGCGAGTTTGGGGTTGGCATTGCCGGTAAAAACCATCAAGCCTTCGCTGCTCATCGGGGCACCTGTTTTGACTTCAGACGCGCCGGCTGGTCGGAACCAACCGGGCTATTGCTGGGAACATAAGGAAGAAAATGGCAGGGGCGGAAGGATTCGAACCTACGCATGCCGGAATCAAAATCCGGTGCCTTAACCAGCTTGGCGACGCCCCTACACAACCGATCGGTTACTGCTTCCATTGCAGAAGCAATAACTGCAAACCTTACACAGCAAATCTTGCGAGCGGATGATGCGACAGACCTGCCGCACACCGACCTTCCCATTCGGAAGGCACCTGATCCGCCACCGCTTGCGCCTGCTCAACGTTGTCGAACGGAGCAAATACGCAGGCGCCGGATCCGGTCATTCTTGCCAGAGGGCTGAACTGACGCAGCCAGACAAGTGCTCGGGCGATTTCGCCGTATTTCCTTTCCGCCACCGCCTGCAGGTCGTTGCGACCGTAAGCGAAAACAATTTGTTGGTCAGGAAAGTCCGTAATTATGGTGAGTGGCGTATCGCGTGTCAACCCTTCATCGGAAAAAATTGCAGGGGTCGGCACATGCACGCGTGGGTGAATCACCACGAAGGCAGCCGGCGGCAGCGTGACCGGCGTGAGTTCTTCGCCGATCCCCTCGGCGAAGGCGTTCTGGCCGAACACGAAGAAGGGCACGTCGGCGCCCAGCTTTAGGGCGAGCGCCATCAGTTGCGTGCGTGGCAGATCAAGGCCCCAGAGACGATTAAGCGCAAGCAGCGTGGTGGCGGCATCAGATGACCCGCCGCCAATGCCACCGCCCATCGGCAGGCATTTCTCGATCGCGATGTCGACGCCGAAGGTGCAGCCCGCTTCTGCTTGCAGCAGGCGCGCGGCGCGGATGATGAGGTCGTCATCGGCAGGCACGCCGGGGATATCCGTGGTGCGTACGAGACGACCGTCGGTGCGGCGCGCGAAATGCAGCGTGTCGCACCAGTCGATCAACTGGAAGACGGTTTGCAGCAGGTGGTAGCCATCGGGGCGGCGACCAACCACGTGCAGGAAGAGGTTGAGCTTGGCCGGCGCGGGGCAATCACGCAGCTCGACGGGGGCGGAAGACATGACGAAGCGAGGCGTTACTGGTCGAGCACGAGCCGCACCGATAGCGGACCATTGGCGCCCTGTGGTCGATCGAGATCGAGTCGACGGATGCTGGCTTTGGCGCGGTCGGCATGGTTGCTGTCGTCAGCCCAGGCGACGTAGTGGACAGTCCAGCCGTTCTGCTCGATGGTTTCGGGGCGCGATTGCGCATCGCGTGCCACGCGTGCCGGTGTGCCGGGAGCGGGGCGGGCGCGCAGCCAATCGCGCAAGCCGGAAACCGGCAGCGAGAAGCCGAGCGCGTCCTGCATCAGCGTGTCGACTTCGGGCGCCCGGCGCGGCGGCTGGTTCGGGAGCTCGAGCGTGGCGCCTTGGGTACTCTGGCTGACGATGGCCAGCGTCTGGCCCAACGGCGACATCAACTCAAGCTGGACGTCGGGCCCGCGCTCCCGCCAGAGGAAGCTGCCGACGGCGCTTTGCTCGGCGTTGTTCTGCGTGTAACGCGCTGAGAAGCGACCCTGATAGCGCGTGATGTTGGCATCGGCGTCTTGCGCGCCGGCAAAGAGGTCGTTGGCTGGTCGCAAGCTCGTGCAGCCGCTGAAGAGTGCGCAGCCGGCGCCGAGCATCAGCGCGCCAAGCGCGCGCGTGAACCGCATGGCCATCAATTTGCACTCACGGGAACGTTGGGTACCGGCTGTCCGAAGCGGCGCAGCGTGTCGCGCAGCGTGGTGTCGTTCACGTCAAGCTTGGACGCTTCAGTCCAGACTTGGCGCGCGTCGTCCTGCTTGCCGGATTGCCACAGCACTTCGCCCAGGTGCGCGCCGATTTCGGCTTGCGGCGCGGCAGTCCAGGCCTTGCGCAGGATGTCGGTGGCGCCGGGCAGATCGCCGCGACGGTATTTGACCCAGCCGAGGCTGTCGGCGATATAGGGATCATCCGGCGCCAGCGATACGGCTTTCTCGAGCAGTTCCTGTGCTTCCTGCAGGCGCACGTTGCGATCGGCCAGCGAATAGCCGAGCGCGTTGTAGCCGATGGCCTGGCCGGGACGCAGGTCGATCACCTTGCGCAGCAGCGTCTCCATGTTGTCGTAGTGGCCGTCGTGCTCTTCGAGCATCGCCAGTTGGTACGAATACTCGACGTTATCCGGATCGTTCTTGAGCAGCTCGTTGACGCGGGCGCGGGCGCGGCCGTAGGCCTTGGCGTCCATCAGCATGCCGATTTCGGCCTGGCGGATGCCATCCATCAGGGCCTGGCGGCGCGGGCCGTCGGGCACGTCTTCGGAATCGGCGACGAGCTCGTCGAAGGTCTGTTGTGCCTCGTCGATGCGGCGCAGCTTGCCGAGCAGCTGGCCGCGCTTGATGCCGGCCGCCAATGCGGTCTGGCCGTCGGCGTCGCCGTTGGCGGAACCGGTGATCTTGTCGACCCAGCCCAGCGCACCGGCGTAGTCGCGCTTTTCCTCTGCCAGCTGGGCAAGGCCCTGGTAGCCGGGCTCGGGGCTCAGTGTGGGCGACTTGGCGGTGGCGGCGACGTATTCCTTCAGGTAACGCTCGGCGTCGTCGTACTGGCGCTGCTGCAGGTTCAGCAGGCCCAGGGCAAGCGTGATGCGCGCATCGTTGGGCGCGATCTTCTTGAGCGTTTCGAATTCAGCGCGCGCCTTGTCCTGCTGATTGCGCACGAGGTACATGCGGGCGAGCGCCAGGTGGCCGTCGATGGACGCCGGCGCGGCTTTCAGGAAGCTGCGCAGGCCGGCGATGGCCGCATCAGGGTCGCCGTCGGCACGCAGTTCGGCGGCGAGGATGGCGGCGTCTTCATACCCGGGGCGCAGCTTGAGCGCGGTGTCCAGTTCCGCCAGCGCGCCGGGGATATCCTTGGCGGCAACCTTCGCGCGCGCCAAGGCCAGATGCGTTTCGGGGCGCTGCATGTCATGCGAGGCGATGCGCTGCAGCGCACCGACGGCACCCGCCGGATCGCTGCTCTTGGACATCTGCTGCTGCAATTGCAGCAGGGCATCGGCACGTTGGCCCGGCGAGACCTTGTTCAATTGCGCCTGCAGCATCGGTTCGACTTCCGACCACTGGCCAGTGGCCACGAGCAAGAGTTGCTGTACCTGGCGAGCCGGCATCGACGTCGGCGACAGTTCCACCCACAGGCGCGCCGCGGTCATCGCTTGCGCAGGCGAGCGCGTCAGAAACGCGATTTCGGTCGCACGCTGGGCAAAGCGGGGGTCGCGCGTATCTTGCGCGAGCGCAAGATAGGTGCGGTACGCCGGTTCGACCAACCCCCGCTGCAGCGACACTTCCGATGCCAGCACGCGGTACATGATGTCTTCATTGAGTGCGACACGCGGCAGATCCGTCCGCTCCGAACTCAGCAGGCCGGTGCGCGGGCGTGAGCGCTCAATCTGCACGGCCGCGCGATCACCCGCGCCGCCTTCCTTTGTAGCTTGGGCGATCAGCGGGGCGACGGCCGTCGACTGCGACGACCATGCCGGCAGGCTCGTCAGCCCTCCCGCCAGCAGCGCGGCCAGCAGGGCCGTTCTGCTGCGCGGGAATCGCCGCGGGCGTTGCGTCGCGGGCGAATGGGAGAGGGCGTGAGGCATGGTCTCGAAGCTCCGGATAGGGGTTCGGGGCATTGTAGCCTGACCGCTACAATCGCCCGCATCGTAAAAAAGGTTGGAGCAGCACATGGGATGGAGGTTCGATGCCTGAGTTGCCGGAGGTCGAGGTCACTCGCCTGGGTTTGCTACCGCATATTACGGAGCGACGTATCGTTCGCGTGGTGGTGCGCCATCACGGCTTGCGCTGGCCCGTCGATCCGGCGCTGCCGGAGTTGCTGGCCGGTCTGACTGTCACGCGCTTGCTGCGCCGGGGCAAATACCTGCTCATCGAATGCATGCCCGGGGCCGAACAATCCGGCGGCCGCGCCGAAACCGCAGGCGGCTGGTTGCTCATCCATCTTGGTATGACAGGCACCTTGCGCGTGCTGGAAACGCCCGTGCCGCCCGGCCTGCACGATCACGTCGATATCGAACTCGCCGACGCAACTGGCGTACCCGTCACACTGCGCTATCGCGACCCGCGCCGGTTTGGTGCCGTGCTTTGGCATGCAGGCGACGAAGCCGGCTTGGCCGAACACCCGCTGCTGCGCAACCTCGGCATTGAGCCGTTCGACGCGCGATTCGACGGCGACTGGATGTTTGCCCGCACGCGCGGGCGCCGGGTGGCCATCAAGTCGGCACTGCTGGCGGGCGACATCGTGGTCGGCGTGGGCAACATCTATTGTTCGGAAAGCCTGTTTCGCGCCGGCATTCGGCCGACCACGGCAGCGGGACGCATCAGCCGCCCGCGCTATGCGGCGCTGGCCGAGGCCATTCGCGCCACGCTGGCCGATGCCATCGCCCGGGGCGGCAGCACGCTGCGGGACTTTGTCGGCTCCGACGGGCAAAGCGGCTACTTTCAGCTTGATGCCTTCGTGTACGACCGCGCCGGTCTGCCGTGTCGTGTGTGCGGCACGCCGGTCCGCCAGATCGTGCAGGGCCAGCGCTCCACGTTCTACTGCCCGACCTGCCAGCGCTGATCGGAGGGCTCAAGCCACCGGGAGCTGCCTGGAAACGCCGTGCCGGAGCGATCTGCACGCCATTTCGCAAGGTTTTTGAAGTGGGGTGCGGGGTCTTCGATGGCATCCCGCAACACTTGTCCGCCCGGGCCGGAGAACCGTGCTGAAAGTTCGCCCGGAAGCCGGCGGTTCGCTGTATCGTTCCACCTAAATTTGTGCATTTCTGTGCCGTAATTGGGCGGTAACAGCGATGTCGAGGGGCGCGCGCATTTTCCCGCTGTCCGGTCGCGCACACAATAAGACAGAACGATGAACAACACACTGAGCACACAGTTCGAGCAGTACAGCGCCTGGCGCGCTTCGGTACTGCAGTCGGTGGGGGAATTCCAAGACTGGCTGCAAGCCCAGGAGCTGTACGACGCGCAGGCTGACATGCGCGCACAGCGCATCCGAGGCGTGCTGCGCAGCGACAAGCTCAAGGTTGCTTTCATAGCCGAGTTCTCTCGCGGCAAGAGTGAGCTGATCAACGCGATCTTCTTCGCTGATTTCGGCCGCCGCATCCTGCCTTCGTCAGCGGGCCGGACCACGATGTGTCCGACCGAGCTGATGTACGACGAAAGCTATCCGCCGTCGATCCGTCTGTTGCCGATCGAGACGCGTCTGCATGATGCGTCGACCGCCGATTTTCGCGATGCCGAAAGCCACTGGCTGTCGGTGCCGCTCGATCCTTCGTCGCCCGAGGGCATGCTGGAAGCGTTTCGCCACGTGGTGGAAACCGTGCGCGTGCCGAAGGAAGAAGCCGAGCAGCTAGGCCTCTATAACGACGCCGATCCGGACGCCGCCTTCTCGGTGGATGCCGCCGGTACGGTGGAAGTGTCGAAGTGGCGCCACGCGATCATCAATTTCCCGCACCCGATGCTCAAGCAGGGGCTGGTGATCCTGGACACGCCGGGCCTGAACGCCATCGGTACCGAGCCGGAACTGACGCTGCGCCTGATTCCGGATGCACACGTCGTTGTGTTCGTGCTGGCCGCGGACGCCGGCGTGACCAAGAGCGACCTGGAGCTGTGGCGCTCGCACGTGGGCGGTGGCCAGCGCAAGGGCTGCATCGCGGTGCTCAACAAGGTCGATGGCCTGTGGGATCCGCTCAAGTCCGAAGAGGAAGTCGAGAGCGAAGTCAGCCGGCAGATCATGACGACGGCGCAGGTGCTCGATATCGATGTCGAGCGCGTGTATCCGGTGTCGGCGCAGAAGGGTCTGCTCGCTAAGGTCAGCCACGATCATGAGCTGCTGGCAAAGAGCCGGCTGCCGGAGTTGGAGTCGGTGCTGTCGGATCAGCTGATCCCTCAGCGTCGCGAGATCGTCACTGAACAAGTGCAGCTGGCGGTGAAGGACATGGCCGCGGGCGCGCAGCAATTGCTGCAGATGCGCCGCCGTGACATCGTCGAGCAGTTGTTCGAACTGCGCGGCCTGCGCGGCAAGAACCACACGATGGTCAAGCACATGTTGATGCGCGTGCAGGGCGAGAAGGAAGAGTTCGAGCAGAGCATTGCCAAGTTCCAGGCGTTGCGCACGGTGTTCGGCCGCCACAGCGCGGAGATCATCAAGAGCGTGCAGCTCAAGCAGATCCGCTCGACGATGCGCGAGGCGCGCGAGAAGATGAAGGAGCGCGTGTTCTCGCGCGGCCTGCGCGACGACATGGACAAGCTCTTCGGCCACCTGACGGGCCTGGTGCGCGACGCGGCCAACCGCATCGACCAACTGCACCAGATGGTCGACGGCATGTACAAGAAGTTCAACGCCGAGCACGGCTTCACGCTGTCGCCGCCGCTGCGCTTTTTGGGCACGCGCTATGACGCTGACCTGAAAGAGACGCTGATGCTGGCGCACAACCACTTTGGCGCATTCAGCTTCCTGACCCGTCCGAAGCCGCAGCTCGTGCATGGCGCGTTCTCGACGGTGGCCAGCCGCGTACTGGATACCTTCCAGGACATGAACCGCGACATCGAGATTTGGCTGAAGTCGGTCATGACGCCACTCGAAGCGCAGGTCCGCGATCATCAGAAGCAACTGCGCAAGCGTGTGGATTCGATCGAGCGCATTCACGAGGCCACCGATACGTTGGAAGCGCGCATCACCGAACTCGAAGCGCTGCTCAATACGCTCGATGAGCGCAGCGGGACGATCGCTCAGTACACCGACCGCATTCTCGCGGCCGGGACCATCCTGGAACGTCAGTCGTTCGCGGCCTGACGCGCATCGTTGCTCCCGAAGAAGGCGCCTGCGGGCGCTTTTTTCGTTCTGGTAGGATCGCCGCCAGCGCGCCTCTTCTGCTGGCCGCTTTTTCATCACACGCATGACCGCCACCCCTCGCCGCACGCGCCGCGCCGCGCAACCTGCCGCCGCTTTGCCTTCTCTTCCCGACGATTTTGCCGCGCGCGTCGTCGCCTGGCAGCAGCGTCATGGCCGCCACCATCTGCCGTGGCAGAACACCGGCGACGCGTATCGCACGTGGCTTTCAGAGATCATGCTGCAGCAGACGCAGGTGAGCGCGGTGCTGGGCTACTACGCCCGCTTCATCGAGCGCTTCCCGACCGTGCAGGCGCTGGCCGCTGCGCCGGCAGACGACGTGATGGCTGCGTGGGCCGGCCTCGGCTACTACACGCGCGCACGCAACCTGCATCGCTGCGCGCAGCTCGTGGTGGCAGAACACGGCGGCATCTTTCCGCGCGATCCCGCCGTGCTAGCGATGCTGCCGGGCATTGGCCGCTCGACTGCGGCGGCCATCGCAGCGTTCTCGTACGGCGTGCGCGCGGCCATTCTCGATGGCAACGTCAAGCGCGTCTTCGCACGCGTGTTCGGCATTGACGGCTTTCCTGGCGACAAGCGCGTCGAAGACACCATGTGGCGCATCGCCGAAGCCGTGCTGCCGCCGGCAGAGGGCATTCAACCGTACACGCAGGGTTTGATGGACCTTGGGGCGACGGTGTGCACGCGCGGCAAGCCTGCCTGCCTCAGCGGCGAACGGCCCTGTCCGCTGGAATCGCTGTGCGAAGCGCGAAGGACTGATCGCGTGATGGAGCTGCCCGTGCCGCGGCCGCGCAAGGCGATACCCGAGCGCGCGGCGACACTCGTCATCGCACTGAACGCCGACGCGGTACTGCTGCAGCGCCGACCGCAACGCGGTATCTGGGGCGGCTTATGGTCTTTGCCGCTGGTAGGTGAGATGGACGACGCGCTCGAAGCGCATCCGCTGGATGTGGGCACCGTGCGTCGTGCCGCGCAGGCCTATGGCGACGTCTCAACCGTGGAGACGGCCGGCGCGCTCACGCACGCTTTCACGCACTTCCGTCTGCACATGCATTTGCTGCGCGCGACGATCGCCGCCCCCGCCGCGCTCGACGACGACTGGCGCTGGGTACCGCTTGCACAACTCAATTCAGTGGGATTGCCTGCGCCGGTGAAATTGGCGCTTGAGACGCTGGTACAGCCAAGCCTGATCTGAGCAACACGGGCAGGCTTAGCTGCGTTGGCATCACAGAATGTGATGCTGCTTCATGTAGCGATGGACAATCTCGATGCGCATGCCGGCGTCCATCAGCTCCATCAATTTCTGCTTGGCCTTGAGCGGCACCGGCAGCAGCTCGCATAGCCGATTCGCGACCCAGCTCGGGCTGTTCCACTCGTAGGGTTCGACCATCGGGATGTTGCCGTCTTCGCGCGAGCCGAGCGTCGTGATGATGCGGCGCA from Ralstonia pickettii encodes the following:
- the mutM gene encoding bifunctional DNA-formamidopyrimidine glycosylase/DNA-(apurinic or apyrimidinic site) lyase, translating into MPELPEVEVTRLGLLPHITERRIVRVVVRHHGLRWPVDPALPELLAGLTVTRLLRRGKYLLIECMPGAEQSGGRAETAGGWLLIHLGMTGTLRVLETPVPPGLHDHVDIELADATGVPVTLRYRDPRRFGAVLWHAGDEAGLAEHPLLRNLGIEPFDARFDGDWMFARTRGRRVAIKSALLAGDIVVGVGNIYCSESLFRAGIRPTTAAGRISRPRYAALAEAIRATLADAIARGGSTLRDFVGSDGQSGYFQLDAFVYDRAGLPCRVCGTPVRQIVQGQRSTFYCPTCQR
- the mutY gene encoding A/G-specific adenine glycosylase, whose translation is MTATPRRTRRAAQPAAALPSLPDDFAARVVAWQQRHGRHHLPWQNTGDAYRTWLSEIMLQQTQVSAVLGYYARFIERFPTVQALAAAPADDVMAAWAGLGYYTRARNLHRCAQLVVAEHGGIFPRDPAVLAMLPGIGRSTAAAIAAFSYGVRAAILDGNVKRVFARVFGIDGFPGDKRVEDTMWRIAEAVLPPAEGIQPYTQGLMDLGATVCTRGKPACLSGERPCPLESLCEARRTDRVMELPVPRPRKAIPERAATLVIALNADAVLLQRRPQRGIWGGLWSLPLVGEMDDALEAHPLDVGTVRRAAQAYGDVSTVETAGALTHAFTHFRLHMHLLRATIAAPAALDDDWRWVPLAQLNSVGLPAPVKLALETLVQPSLI
- a CDS encoding ribose-phosphate pyrophosphokinase, producing MSSEGLMVFTGNANPKLAEAVVKHLGIPLGKALVGRFSDGEVQVEIQENVRGKHVFILQSTCAPTNDNLMELMVMVDALKRASARRITAAIPYFGYARQDRRPRSARVAITAKVVANMLEVAGVERVLTMDLHADQIQGFFDIPVDNIYASPILLEDLRKKNYEDLLVVSPDVGGVVRARALAKQLGVDLAIIDKRRPKANVAEVMNIIGEVDGRNCVIMDDMIDTGGTLCKAAQVLKERGAKQVFSYCTHPVLSGGAAARIADSALDEVVVTDTIPLREDAIKCGKIRQLSTAPLLAETFTRIVRGDSIMSLFAE
- a CDS encoding tetratricopeptide repeat protein, which translates into the protein MPHALSHSPATQRPRRFPRSRTALLAALLAGGLTSLPAWSSQSTAVAPLIAQATKEGGAGDRAAVQIERSRPRTGLLSSERTDLPRVALNEDIMYRVLASEVSLQRGLVEPAYRTYLALAQDTRDPRFAQRATEIAFLTRSPAQAMTAARLWVELSPTSMPARQVQQLLLVATGQWSEVEPMLQAQLNKVSPGQRADALLQLQQQMSKSSDPAGAVGALQRIASHDMQRPETHLALARAKVAAKDIPGALAELDTALKLRPGYEDAAILAAELRADGDPDAAIAGLRSFLKAAPASIDGHLALARMYLVRNQQDKARAEFETLKKIAPNDARITLALGLLNLQQRQYDDAERYLKEYVAATAKSPTLSPEPGYQGLAQLAEEKRDYAGALGWVDKITGSANGDADGQTALAAGIKRGQLLGKLRRIDEAQQTFDELVADSEDVPDGPRRQALMDGIRQAEIGMLMDAKAYGRARARVNELLKNDPDNVEYSYQLAMLEEHDGHYDNMETLLRKVIDLRPGQAIGYNALGYSLADRNVRLQEAQELLEKAVSLAPDDPYIADSLGWVKYRRGDLPGATDILRKAWTAAPQAEIGAHLGEVLWQSGKQDDARQVWTEASKLDVNDTTLRDTLRRFGQPVPNVPVSAN
- the lolB gene encoding lipoprotein insertase outer membrane protein LolB produces the protein MAMRFTRALGALMLGAGCALFSGCTSLRPANDLFAGAQDADANITRYQGRFSARYTQNNAEQSAVGSFLWRERGPDVQLELMSPLGQTLAIVSQSTQGATLELPNQPPRRAPEVDTLMQDALGFSLPVSGLRDWLRARPAPGTPARVARDAQSRPETIEQNGWTVHYVAWADDSNHADRAKASIRRLDLDRPQGANGPLSVRLVLDQ
- a CDS encoding dynamin-like GTPase family protein, translated to MNNTLSTQFEQYSAWRASVLQSVGEFQDWLQAQELYDAQADMRAQRIRGVLRSDKLKVAFIAEFSRGKSELINAIFFADFGRRILPSSAGRTTMCPTELMYDESYPPSIRLLPIETRLHDASTADFRDAESHWLSVPLDPSSPEGMLEAFRHVVETVRVPKEEAEQLGLYNDADPDAAFSVDAAGTVEVSKWRHAIINFPHPMLKQGLVILDTPGLNAIGTEPELTLRLIPDAHVVVFVLAADAGVTKSDLELWRSHVGGGQRKGCIAVLNKVDGLWDPLKSEEEVESEVSRQIMTTAQVLDIDVERVYPVSAQKGLLAKVSHDHELLAKSRLPELESVLSDQLIPQRREIVTEQVQLAVKDMAAGAQQLLQMRRRDIVEQLFELRGLRGKNHTMVKHMLMRVQGEKEEFEQSIAKFQALRTVFGRHSAEIIKSVQLKQIRSTMREAREKMKERVFSRGLRDDMDKLFGHLTGLVRDAANRIDQLHQMVDGMYKKFNAEHGFTLSPPLRFLGTRYDADLKETLMLAHNHFGAFSFLTRPKPQLVHGAFSTVASRVLDTFQDMNRDIEIWLKSVMTPLEAQVRDHQKQLRKRVDSIERIHEATDTLEARITELEALLNTLDERSGTIAQYTDRILAAGTILERQSFAA
- the ispE gene encoding 4-(cytidine 5'-diphospho)-2-C-methyl-D-erythritol kinase gives rise to the protein MSSAPVELRDCPAPAKLNLFLHVVGRRPDGYHLLQTVFQLIDWCDTLHFARRTDGRLVRTTDIPGVPADDDLIIRAARLLQAEAGCTFGVDIAIEKCLPMGGGIGGGSSDAATTLLALNRLWGLDLPRTQLMALALKLGADVPFFVFGQNAFAEGIGEELTPVTLPPAAFVVIHPRVHVPTPAIFSDEGLTRDTPLTIITDFPDQQIVFAYGRNDLQAVAERKYGEIARALVWLRQFSPLARMTGSGACVFAPFDNVEQAQAVADQVPSEWEGRCAAGLSHHPLARFAV